From the genome of Alphaproteobacteria bacterium, one region includes:
- the lnt gene encoding apolipoprotein N-acyltransferase, whose protein sequence is MLPTVAERLRATGGWRRVAVCLFLGAVSALALPPFHIVPILVPAFVGLLWILEGVADAPWRRRRGLWVGFWFGFGHFIVGVHWIAEPLLVDPVRTAWLIPFALPGLAAALAVFPALACAALMALPLRAAPLAQVFALAALWTLAEFARSIVFTGFPWNLMGYVWAGAPSMMQITALVGVLGLSALTILAAGMPVILADDTLPPPRRRALAVAVTIGLPLALWAGGQARLAGAGDVDEALVPDVRLRIVQANIAQRDKWDQDLRASHMARHLALSRSPAGVEPTHVIWPETAVPFLLANDVLARVQSAAAAPPGGALITGSVRRVFHNDTQQLRNALLVIDDKADVRRVYDKSHLVPFGEYVPLRGVLPIDRIVPGQGDFVAGPGRRLLEIPGLPAVSPLICYEAIFSGRVTPRGERPGVLLNLTNDAWFGTFAGPQQHFAIASTRAIEEGLPLVRAANTGISAVVDPYGRVIARLGIGAQGVLDSGLPAALPATLFARWGAMIPMILAVLFLGFALVLSRDRKSP, encoded by the coding sequence ATGTTGCCGACTGTCGCTGAACGTCTGCGCGCGACAGGCGGCTGGCGCCGCGTCGCGGTTTGTCTGTTTCTTGGCGCGGTCTCGGCGCTGGCGTTGCCGCCCTTTCACATCGTGCCGATCCTGGTCCCGGCGTTTGTCGGCTTGCTCTGGATTCTCGAGGGTGTGGCGGACGCACCCTGGCGGCGCCGGCGCGGCCTGTGGGTCGGGTTCTGGTTCGGCTTCGGGCATTTCATCGTGGGCGTGCACTGGATCGCGGAGCCGTTGCTGGTGGACCCGGTCCGCACGGCCTGGCTGATCCCCTTTGCGCTGCCGGGACTTGCGGCGGCGCTGGCGGTGTTCCCCGCGCTGGCTTGCGCGGCGCTGATGGCCTTGCCGCTGCGGGCCGCGCCGCTGGCGCAGGTTTTTGCGCTGGCCGCGCTCTGGACGCTGGCCGAATTCGCCCGCAGCATCGTCTTCACGGGATTTCCGTGGAACTTGATGGGCTATGTCTGGGCCGGGGCGCCGTCGATGATGCAAATCACGGCGTTGGTGGGGGTCCTGGGGCTGAGCGCGCTGACGATTCTTGCTGCGGGGATGCCCGTGATACTCGCGGATGACACCCTGCCGCCGCCTCGCCGCCGGGCCTTGGCCGTGGCGGTGACGATCGGGTTGCCGCTGGCGCTTTGGGCCGGTGGGCAGGCCCGGCTCGCCGGCGCCGGTGATGTCGATGAGGCGCTGGTACCGGACGTGCGCCTGCGGATTGTTCAGGCGAACATCGCCCAGCGGGACAAATGGGATCAGGATTTACGCGCCTCCCATATGGCGCGTCACCTCGCGTTGAGCCGCAGCCCCGCCGGCGTCGAACCAACCCATGTGATCTGGCCGGAAACCGCCGTGCCGTTCTTGTTGGCGAACGATGTGCTGGCGCGGGTCCAAAGCGCGGCCGCCGCGCCGCCCGGTGGTGCCCTGATTACGGGTTCGGTGCGCCGCGTCTTTCACAACGACACGCAACAACTGCGCAACGCGCTGCTGGTGATCGATGACAAGGCGGATGTGCGCCGGGTCTACGACAAGTCCCATCTCGTGCCTTTCGGCGAGTATGTGCCGCTGCGCGGGGTGCTGCCGATCGACAGGATCGTGCCGGGCCAGGGTGATTTTGTTGCCGGGCCGGGACGGCGGCTGCTCGAAATACCGGGGTTGCCGGCGGTGAGCCCGCTGATCTGTTATGAGGCCATTTTCTCCGGCCGTGTGACCCCGCGTGGCGAAAGGCCGGGCGTACTTCTGAACCTGACCAACGACGCGTGGTTCGGGACATTCGCCGGCCCGCAGCAACATTTTGCGATCGCCTCGACGCGGGCGATCGAGGAAGGACTGCCGCTGGTGCGCGCGGCGAACACCGGCATATCGGCTGTCGTCGACCCCTATGGCCGGGTGATTGCCCGGCTCGGTATCGGTGCGCAAGGCGTCCTCGATAGCGGGCTCCCGGCAGCATTGCCGGCGACACTCTTTGCGCGGTGGGGCGCGATGATTCCCATGATTTTGGCGGTGTTGTTTTTGGGCTTCGCACTGGTCCTTTCGCGCGACCGCAAATCCCCTTGA
- a CDS encoding hemolysin family protein — MTELSRNDKPAPGAETSGLGQFANWLRALFGSRNGENSVRETIGELIEDTGAAVTPINPDEGALIANILKLHDLTAEDVMIPRADIVAADQECELEALADLISQEAHSRIPLYQSHLDKVVGFVHIKDVLSTLRKSPQLAVRELTREILFAAPSIRVLDLLLEMRAQRTHMAIVVDEFGGVDGLVTIEDLVEEIVGEIEDEHDEDGPLITRDPDGSILADARAEIGELEAMIGTFVTDDEREEIDTLGGVVFSLVDRVPRRSEVVTHSTGIEFVVVDADARRIKRLRVRDQRPDDPVEPTSS; from the coding sequence ATGACCGAGCTTTCACGAAACGACAAACCGGCACCGGGCGCCGAGACATCCGGCTTGGGGCAGTTCGCCAACTGGCTGCGGGCGCTGTTCGGCAGCCGGAACGGCGAAAACTCCGTGCGCGAGACGATCGGCGAGTTGATCGAGGATACCGGCGCGGCGGTGACGCCGATCAATCCCGATGAGGGCGCGCTGATCGCCAACATCCTGAAGCTGCACGATCTGACGGCCGAGGATGTGATGATCCCGCGCGCCGATATTGTTGCCGCGGACCAGGAGTGTGAACTCGAGGCCCTCGCGGACCTGATATCGCAGGAGGCCCATTCGAGAATCCCGCTCTACCAATCGCATCTCGACAAGGTGGTCGGGTTCGTCCACATCAAGGATGTCCTCTCGACCCTGCGCAAAAGCCCGCAACTGGCCGTGCGCGAGCTGACTCGTGAAATCCTGTTCGCCGCACCGTCAATTCGGGTGCTCGATTTGCTGTTGGAGATGCGGGCGCAGCGCACCCATATGGCGATTGTCGTGGACGAGTTCGGTGGGGTCGACGGACTCGTGACGATCGAGGATTTGGTCGAGGAAATTGTCGGCGAGATCGAGGATGAGCATGACGAGGACGGCCCGCTGATCACGCGAGATCCGGACGGCTCGATCCTCGCTGATGCGCGCGCCGAGATCGGGGAGCTGGAGGCCATGATCGGCACCTTCGTGACCGACGACGAGCGCGAGGAAATCGACACGCTGGGGGGCGTCGTGTTCTCGCTGGTGGACCGGGTGCCGCGGCGCAGCGAGGTCGTGACCCATTCGACGGGCATCGAGTTCGTGGTCGTCGACGCCGACGCGCGCCGGATCAAGCGGTTGCGGGTCCGCGACCAGCGACCGGACGATCCGGTCGAACCCACGTCGTCATGA
- the ybeY gene encoding rRNA maturation RNase YbeY — protein MTDSSGGEIVVIVDVVSPAWREAGFDPDATVDAAARAALAGADMPFAAGVELGVRLTDDAEIRTLNRDWRDRDAATNVLSFALDEPLGDSTPARGGEKGAAMPGDVVVAYETCAAEAKDQGKTLAHHLSHLVVHGTLHLLGFDHASDDEAETMEALERAVLARIGVPDPYHGSEAA, from the coding sequence ATGACCGACAGCAGTGGCGGCGAGATTGTCGTGATTGTGGATGTTGTGAGCCCGGCGTGGCGCGAGGCCGGTTTTGACCCTGACGCGACGGTCGACGCTGCGGCGCGCGCGGCCCTGGCGGGCGCCGACATGCCGTTCGCCGCGGGGGTTGAACTGGGTGTGCGGTTGACCGATGACGCGGAAATCAGAACCCTCAACCGGGATTGGCGCGACCGCGACGCGGCGACCAACGTGTTGTCGTTCGCACTGGATGAGCCTCTAGGGGATTCCACGCCGGCACGCGGCGGGGAGAAAGGCGCGGCAATGCCGGGCGACGTCGTCGTCGCCTACGAAACCTGCGCGGCCGAGGCGAAGGATCAGGGTAAAACCCTGGCCCACCATCTCAGCCATCTCGTCGTTCACGGTACCTTGCACCTGCTCGGCTTTGATCATGCGAGCGACGACGAGGCCGAGACCATGGAAGCGCTTGAGCGCGCCGTGCTGGCCCGGATCGGGGTGCCCGATCCGTATCACGGCAGCGAAGCCGCGTGA
- a CDS encoding PhoH family protein codes for MTSTDTAAGRPVQIQFDDNTLLPALFGHHDEHLLQIEKLLDVTLRYRGNQLEIQGPETSRGIADQVIGDLYGRLKGGQEVAPGDVQAAVRMASAGNRDDSRIAIRTRKRTITPRSPMQARYLEALSQADLTFGLGPAGTGKTYLAVAMAVSELIQGKVDRLILSRPAVEAGERLGFLPGDLQEKIDPYLRPLYDALYDMLPGDQVAKRLSGGEIEVAPLAFMRGRTLSRAFIILDEAQNTSAMQMKMFLTRLGEGSRMAVTGDMSQIDLPSGTRSGLADALDVLDGVDGVRTVRFGESDVVRHTMVTRIVTAYNARDKLKGAGNGEDAGGTDRNR; via the coding sequence TTGACATCGACTGACACGGCCGCCGGACGACCGGTGCAAATCCAGTTCGACGACAACACGCTTCTCCCGGCTTTGTTCGGGCATCACGACGAGCACCTGCTGCAGATCGAGAAGTTGCTCGATGTGACCCTGCGCTATCGCGGCAACCAGCTGGAAATCCAGGGCCCGGAAACATCGCGCGGAATCGCCGACCAGGTGATCGGGGACCTCTATGGGCGCCTCAAGGGCGGGCAGGAGGTCGCGCCGGGCGATGTGCAGGCCGCCGTTCGCATGGCGTCGGCCGGAAATCGGGACGACAGCCGCATCGCGATCCGGACGCGCAAGCGCACAATCACCCCGCGCTCGCCGATGCAGGCGCGCTACCTCGAGGCGCTGAGCCAGGCGGATCTGACATTCGGCCTCGGCCCCGCGGGCACCGGCAAGACCTATCTGGCCGTGGCGATGGCCGTTTCGGAGCTGATCCAGGGCAAGGTCGACCGGCTGATTCTTTCGCGTCCGGCCGTCGAGGCCGGGGAGCGGCTCGGGTTTCTGCCGGGTGATTTGCAGGAGAAGATCGATCCCTATCTGCGCCCGCTCTACGACGCGCTGTACGACATGCTGCCCGGCGACCAGGTCGCCAAGCGCCTGAGCGGCGGTGAAATCGAAGTGGCACCGCTGGCCTTCATGCGGGGACGCACGTTGTCGCGCGCCTTCATTATTCTGGACGAAGCGCAGAACACCTCGGCCATGCAGATGAAGATGTTCCTGACCCGTCTTGGCGAGGGGTCGCGCATGGCGGTGACCGGGGATATGAGCCAGATCGATTTGCCGAGCGGGACCCGGTCGGGACTGGCCGATGCGCTGGATGTGCTCGACGGGGTGGACGGTGTGCGCACCGTGCGCTTCGGCGAATCCGACGTGGTGCGCCACACGATGGTGACCCGGATTGTGACCGCCTATAACGCCCGCGATAAACTGAAGGGTGCTGGAAATGGCGAGGACGCCGGCGGCACGGATCGGAACCGATGA
- the miaB gene encoding tRNA (N6-isopentenyl adenosine(37)-C2)-methylthiotransferase MiaB yields the protein MAKKLFIKTYGCQMNVYDSARMAEILAPLGYAPGDDPEDADMVILNTCHIREKASEKVYSELGRLRKAKDRRAEEGAPMVIAVAGCVAQAEGEEMLRRAPYVDIVLGPQTYHRLPEMVARAHRAGMETGADMAGRRGVLDTEFPAESKFDHLPDRQQANGVSAFLSIQEGCDKFCTFCVVPYTRGAEFSRPVAQIVDEARQLVGGGVRELTLLGQNVNAYHGRDEAGGETGLGALVERLAALDGLARIRYTTSHPRDVDDALIAAHGNIDALMPFLHLPVQSGSDRILEAMNRGHDVAQYLDIVARLRAARPDLALSCDFIVGFPGESDADFEATLDLVRTVGFTMAYSFKYSSRPGTPAAGMPRQVPEDVKDERLARLQALLEEQQQAFNAATVGRTLDVLFERPGRHPGQLVGRSPYNQAVHVTTDEFRVGNIAKVAIDSCKPHSLEGHIVGPSSARTRDESEERLSA from the coding sequence TTGGCCAAGAAACTCTTCATCAAAACCTATGGTTGCCAGATGAACGTCTACGATTCCGCACGCATGGCGGAAATCCTGGCGCCGCTTGGCTATGCCCCGGGGGACGATCCCGAAGACGCGGATATGGTGATTCTCAACACCTGTCACATCCGCGAGAAGGCCAGTGAGAAGGTCTATTCGGAACTCGGGCGTCTGCGCAAAGCCAAGGACCGCCGGGCCGAAGAAGGCGCGCCCATGGTCATTGCGGTCGCCGGCTGCGTTGCGCAGGCTGAGGGCGAGGAAATGCTGCGGCGTGCGCCCTATGTCGACATTGTGCTGGGCCCGCAGACCTACCACAGGCTGCCGGAAATGGTGGCCCGCGCCCACCGTGCGGGAATGGAAACCGGCGCGGATATGGCCGGTCGACGCGGCGTGCTCGACACCGAGTTCCCGGCGGAGAGCAAATTCGATCACCTGCCCGACCGCCAGCAGGCGAATGGGGTATCCGCTTTCCTGTCGATCCAGGAAGGCTGCGACAAGTTCTGTACCTTCTGCGTGGTGCCCTATACCCGCGGTGCGGAATTCTCCCGCCCGGTCGCCCAGATCGTCGACGAGGCACGGCAGCTCGTCGGCGGAGGGGTTCGTGAACTCACCCTGCTGGGGCAGAACGTCAATGCCTATCACGGCAGGGACGAGGCCGGCGGCGAGACCGGACTGGGCGCGTTGGTGGAGCGGCTTGCGGCGCTCGATGGTCTGGCGCGCATCCGGTATACGACCAGCCATCCGCGTGACGTCGATGATGCGTTGATCGCCGCGCATGGCAATATCGATGCGCTGATGCCGTTCCTGCATCTGCCCGTACAATCCGGCAGCGACCGGATACTCGAGGCGATGAATCGTGGTCACGATGTGGCGCAATATCTGGATATCGTCGCGCGTTTGCGTGCGGCCCGGCCGGATCTGGCCCTGAGCTGTGATTTCATCGTCGGGTTTCCCGGCGAGAGCGATGCGGATTTCGAGGCCACGCTCGATCTCGTGCGCACCGTCGGCTTCACCATGGCCTATTCCTTCAAATACAGTTCGCGTCCGGGCACACCGGCGGCGGGGATGCCGCGCCAGGTCCCGGAAGACGTCAAGGATGAGCGCCTCGCGCGCCTCCAGGCCCTGCTCGAGGAACAACAGCAGGCCTTCAATGCCGCCACGGTCGGGCGCACGCTGGACGTGTTGTTCGAACGCCCGGGCCGTCACCCGGGCCAGCTGGTCGGGCGGTCGCCCTATAATCAGGCGGTGCATGTCACCACCGATGAATTTCGAGTTGGGAACATTGCGAAGGTTGCCATCGACTCGTGCAAGCCGCACAGTCTTGAGGGACATATTGTTGGCCCGAGTTCCGCGCGAACGCGCGACGAATCCGAGGAGAGGTTGAGCGCTTGA
- a CDS encoding lysophospholipid acyltransferase family protein: MSGPTIYNARETAVARAGLYVIFTVALIPVQAVALLLRLPLSRRIPLWYHRICCRLLGIRLEVFGRRSRTRPTLFVANHTSYLDIPIYGALIPGSFVAKAEVAEWPLFGMLAKLQRSVFVDRRVRTSHLQATALGRRLEAGDSMILFPEGTSDDGNHILPFKSALLSVAEYRAKGEPLTVQPVSLTYSRVDGVPIGRHLRPFYAWYGDMDLLGHAAELVGLGRLTVTVSFHQPVTIDQFGSRKALAQHCYDQIVRSHSDALSGRIQPKVGTSGKWDWIRWRLRPRLNDLKGLRRANKGFASPRAKRDSARVDSKSAKA, encoded by the coding sequence GTGAGCGGGCCGACCATCTACAACGCCAGGGAAACGGCCGTCGCACGGGCGGGCCTCTATGTTATTTTCACCGTCGCGCTCATTCCGGTTCAGGCGGTTGCGCTGCTGTTGCGCCTGCCCCTGTCGCGGCGAATCCCGCTCTGGTACCACCGGATTTGCTGCCGGCTTCTGGGGATACGGCTCGAGGTTTTCGGGCGTCGATCGCGCACCCGGCCGACCCTGTTTGTCGCCAACCACACCTCCTATCTTGACATCCCGATCTACGGCGCGCTGATCCCGGGCTCATTCGTGGCCAAGGCCGAGGTTGCCGAATGGCCGTTGTTCGGGATGCTGGCGAAGTTGCAGCGCTCGGTCTTCGTCGATCGCCGGGTCCGCACATCGCACTTGCAGGCAACCGCACTCGGTCGACGGCTCGAGGCGGGGGACAGCATGATCCTGTTTCCCGAGGGCACCAGCGACGACGGCAATCACATTCTGCCCTTCAAGAGCGCGCTTCTGTCCGTGGCCGAGTATCGCGCGAAGGGTGAGCCGCTTACGGTGCAGCCGGTGTCGTTGACCTATTCGCGGGTCGACGGTGTGCCCATCGGCCGGCACTTGCGCCCCTTCTATGCCTGGTACGGCGATATGGATCTGCTGGGGCATGCCGCCGAACTCGTGGGCCTTGGGCGGCTGACCGTGACGGTCTCCTTCCACCAGCCCGTCACGATCGATCAATTCGGTTCGCGCAAGGCGCTGGCGCAGCATTGTTACGACCAGATCGTGCGCAGCCATTCGGATGCCCTGTCGGGCCGGATACAGCCGAAAGTGGGAACGTCGGGAAAGTGGGACTGGATCCGGTGGCGCCTGCGCCCGCGCCTGAACGACCTCAAGGGACTGCGGCGCGCCAACAAGGGCTTTGCCAGCCCCCGCGCGAAGCGAGATTCGGCGCGGGTTGACTCGAAGTCAGCGAAGGCTTAG
- a CDS encoding GNAT family N-acyltransferase → MNDFPDGDGGEPTPGGAESLGAALAALGSGSLVVRLARDEDDIVAAQALRYRVFYDEMKAKPDAEMARVRRDIDPFDGVCEHLLVCDTTRGQGAESIIATYRLLRGENARKLGRFYSAGEYDIAPLMNYSGEALELGRSCVDAEYRGRPTMQLLWAAIAQFVFHHDISVMFGCASLHGVEPESLALPLSYLHHFHLAPEDMRPVALPDLYVNMDFLPANEINKKAALTALPPLVKGYLRLGGFVGDGAVVDHQFNTTDVCIVVKTDLVTGRYYRHYGRDQKPDVTGPGNGAEGVA, encoded by the coding sequence ATGAACGACTTCCCTGACGGTGACGGCGGCGAACCGACTCCCGGCGGCGCAGAGAGTCTCGGTGCGGCGCTGGCGGCGCTCGGATCCGGTTCACTCGTGGTGCGCCTGGCCCGTGATGAGGACGACATCGTCGCTGCGCAGGCGCTGCGGTACCGCGTGTTCTATGATGAAATGAAGGCGAAGCCGGACGCGGAGATGGCGCGTGTTCGGCGCGACATCGACCCCTTTGACGGTGTGTGTGAGCATTTGCTTGTGTGCGACACCACACGCGGACAGGGCGCGGAATCGATCATTGCGACCTACCGATTGCTGCGTGGCGAGAACGCGCGCAAGCTCGGGCGGTTCTATTCCGCAGGCGAATACGACATCGCCCCGCTGATGAATTATTCCGGTGAAGCGCTGGAGCTCGGTCGATCGTGCGTCGATGCCGAATATCGCGGCCGCCCCACCATGCAGCTGCTCTGGGCGGCGATTGCCCAGTTTGTTTTCCATCACGATATTTCCGTGATGTTCGGCTGCGCCAGCCTGCATGGCGTTGAGCCCGAAAGCCTCGCGCTGCCGCTCAGCTACCTGCACCATTTTCACCTGGCACCCGAGGACATGCGGCCCGTGGCCCTGCCGGACCTGTATGTGAACATGGACTTCCTGCCGGCCAACGAGATCAACAAGAAGGCGGCGCTGACCGCGTTGCCGCCGTTGGTGAAGGGCTATCTCAGGCTGGGCGGGTTTGTCGGCGACGGCGCTGTCGTGGATCACCAGTTCAACACCACCGATGTTTGCATCGTCGTCAAAACCGATCTCGTGACAGGCCGTTACTATCGCCATTATGGGCGCGACCAGAAACCGGACGTGACCGGTCCCGGGAACGGTGCAGAGGGCGTCGCGTGA
- a CDS encoding Fur family transcriptional regulator yields MSANKSSRIEQLCTDRGLKLTDQRRTIARVLSEADDHPDVDQVYRRATHLDSRISIATVYRTVRLFEEANILEKHDFGDGRARYEEAQDDHHDHLIDVKTGKVIEFFNEEIEALKTKIARDHGYELIDHRLELFATPIQSADEDKDSTD; encoded by the coding sequence GTGAGCGCGAACAAGTCGTCGAGGATCGAACAGCTGTGCACGGATCGTGGGCTGAAGCTGACCGACCAGCGCCGCACGATTGCGCGCGTTTTGTCGGAGGCCGATGACCATCCCGATGTGGACCAGGTCTATCGCCGGGCCACCCATCTCGATTCGCGCATCTCGATTGCCACGGTCTACCGGACGGTGCGCCTGTTCGAAGAAGCGAACATTCTCGAGAAGCATGACTTCGGCGACGGCCGGGCGCGTTACGAAGAGGCGCAAGACGATCATCACGATCATCTGATCGATGTGAAGACAGGCAAGGTGATCGAGTTTTTCAATGAAGAGATCGAGGCGCTGAAAACGAAGATCGCGCGCGATCACGGCTATGAGCTTATCGATCATCGGCTTGAATTGTTCGCGACACCGATTCAATCCGCAGACGAAGACAAAGACAGCACCGATTGA
- a CDS encoding MucR family transcriptional regulator, with protein sequence MSEQVSSAELLKLTADIVAAHVSNNKLPANDLPQLIAQVHASLADTGGPASTQQRPSPAVPIKKSVTADHIVCLEDGKKLKMLKRHLKTSYDMTPDQYRERWGLAADYPMVAPNYAKKRSQLAKKIGLGKRGKK encoded by the coding sequence ATGAGTGAACAGGTTAGTTCCGCAGAATTGTTGAAGTTGACGGCCGATATTGTCGCGGCGCATGTGTCAAACAACAAGTTGCCGGCGAATGATCTGCCCCAGTTGATCGCTCAGGTGCATGCCAGCCTTGCCGACACCGGCGGCCCGGCGAGCACCCAGCAGCGACCGTCCCCCGCGGTGCCGATCAAGAAGTCGGTGACGGCGGATCATATCGTGTGTCTCGAGGACGGGAAGAAACTCAAGATGCTGAAGCGGCATCTCAAGACGTCCTATGACATGACCCCGGATCAATATCGCGAGCGCTGGGGCCTGGCCGCGGACTATCCCATGGTCGCGCCGAACTACGCAAAGAAGCGCAGCCAGCTGGCGAAAAAGATCGGCCTGGGAAAACGCGGCAAGAAATAG
- a CDS encoding GNAT family N-acetyltransferase: protein MKQAGAAGWKIEAPPVAIAAHLARLHGLCFAPLPETPWPESAFRTILGLSTTFARFAHQDGDDASALLVCRLSGEEAEILTLCVAPEARRSGLARGLLDVCIRHVGPQTRIVLEVAVNNAPAIALYESAGFRPAGLRPDYYSGGSRRVDALVYARGADTA from the coding sequence ATGAAGCAGGCAGGGGCAGCGGGCTGGAAGATCGAGGCGCCGCCGGTGGCCATCGCAGCGCATCTCGCGCGGCTGCACGGGCTTTGCTTCGCCCCCCTGCCTGAGACGCCCTGGCCAGAGAGCGCGTTTCGGACAATCCTTGGGCTGTCGACGACTTTTGCGCGCTTCGCGCATCAGGATGGGGACGACGCATCCGCACTTCTCGTGTGCCGGCTGTCGGGGGAGGAAGCCGAGATTCTCACCCTGTGCGTGGCGCCGGAGGCGCGCCGGTCCGGCCTGGCGCGCGGATTGCTCGATGTCTGTATCCGACATGTCGGCCCGCAGACGCGGATCGTACTCGAAGTGGCGGTGAACAACGCGCCGGCGATCGCACTATATGAATCGGCCGGATTCCGGCCGGCCGGCCTTCGCCCCGACTATTATTCTGGCGGGAGCAGAAGGGTCGATGCGCTGGTATATGCGCGTGGTGCGGACACGGCGTAA
- the tsaB gene encoding tRNA (adenosine(37)-N6)-threonylcarbamoyltransferase complex dimerization subunit type 1 TsaB has translation MYPTSTSTILALDAAGNACSAALWTDGAVGRHRWEAMARGHAEALMPMARDVVADTGFQGLDLIAVSIGPGGYTGLRIAIAAARGLGLALGIPVMGVGSLDVHRHHARRDGVTGPVAVLLETKRADFYLQMFGADDAPLTEPWVVDAAEAKRQLVAHGAATPGAVTLAGDAVERFVAQVADPLFAGLAARTQAADAAIVAALSAIAFAGPGTMDILPPRPMYLRAPDTSPPASDRQRLRS, from the coding sequence ATGTACCCGACTTCCACTTCGACCATCCTGGCCCTGGACGCCGCGGGGAACGCCTGTTCCGCGGCACTCTGGACCGACGGCGCGGTCGGGCGGCACCGTTGGGAGGCGATGGCGCGCGGCCATGCCGAGGCGCTGATGCCGATGGCACGCGACGTTGTGGCCGACACGGGTTTTCAGGGCCTGGACCTCATCGCCGTCTCCATTGGGCCGGGCGGCTACACCGGATTGCGCATCGCCATCGCTGCCGCGCGCGGGCTCGGCCTCGCGCTGGGAATACCGGTCATGGGCGTGGGCAGTCTCGACGTGCACCGTCACCACGCACGGCGTGACGGTGTGACGGGCCCGGTGGCCGTTCTCCTGGAGACCAAGCGCGCAGACTTCTATCTCCAGATGTTCGGTGCCGATGATGCCCCGCTGACCGAACCGTGGGTGGTCGACGCGGCGGAGGCCAAGCGGCAACTCGTGGCCCATGGCGCCGCGACGCCGGGCGCCGTGACGCTTGCGGGGGACGCCGTTGAACGCTTTGTTGCACAGGTGGCCGATCCCCTTTTCGCCGGGTTGGCAGCGCGGACCCAGGCTGCGGATGCGGCGATTGTCGCGGCGCTGTCGGCGATCGCGTTTGCCGGACCCGGGACCATGGACATACTGCCACCGCGTCCCATGTATCTGCGCGCGCCGGACACCAGCCCGCCGGCGTCCGACCGGCAGCGGCTTCGCAGTTAG
- the ddpX gene encoding D-alanyl-D-alanine dipeptidase, whose amino-acid sequence MTDTPTLPAAYVEIDPQTYDVDIQLAYATVDNFTGRPVYANAHCFLHADAAAHLARATELAGRLGYRMLIFDALRPSEAQWVLWNHTPDPDFLADPRRGSPHSRGVAVDLTLIDNSGVPLDMGTPFDAFTPLSHHGAEVAPEAQRNRHLLLGIMSTAGWDFYSKEWWHFQLFDPRRYPLAKDRDLDKPMMGSQ is encoded by the coding sequence ATGACTGACACCCCGACCTTGCCCGCGGCATATGTTGAGATCGACCCGCAGACCTATGATGTCGATATTCAACTGGCCTATGCGACGGTCGACAATTTCACCGGGCGCCCCGTCTACGCAAATGCCCATTGCTTCCTGCATGCGGACGCGGCGGCGCATCTGGCGCGCGCGACCGAACTCGCCGGCCGCCTCGGTTATCGGATGCTGATATTCGATGCCCTGCGGCCGAGCGAGGCCCAGTGGGTCTTGTGGAACCACACGCCCGACCCCGACTTCCTGGCCGATCCGCGGCGCGGGTCCCCGCACAGCCGGGGGGTCGCGGTGGACCTGACACTGATCGACAACAGCGGCGTGCCTCTCGACATGGGCACCCCGTTTGATGCGTTCACGCCCCTCTCCCATCACGGCGCCGAGGTGGCGCCCGAGGCCCAGCGCAACCGGCATCTGCTGCTCGGCATCATGTCGACCGCCGGTTGGGATTTTTATTCCAAGGAATGGTGGCACTTCCAGTTGTTCGACCCGCGGCGCTATCCGCTGGCGAAGGATCGCGACCTCGACAAGCCGATGATGGGGTCACAATGA